Proteins from a genomic interval of Paenibacillus sp. FSL R5-0623:
- a CDS encoding LLM class flavin-dependent oxidoreductase: protein MTTENTASSHKEHINDVKLSILDLAPVVVGATPADALRNSLDLAQHAERWGYHRYWVAEHHNMPGIASSATSVVIGYLAGGTKTIRLGSGGIMLPNHAPLVIAEQFGTLESLYPGRIDLGLGRAPGSDRRTSLALRKDLNSGEDFPELLAELRAYFDASATSYHAPVRAVPGEGLNIPIYLLGSSDFSARLAGQLGLPFAFASHFSPDYTRIALETYRNNFQPSDSLKEPHVIVGVNAVVADTDEEAAWLGTTMQQQFLNIIRGTTGLVQPPAEMEGKWTDREKAGVEQTLKAAVNGSPETVRGQLESFIRQTQADELIITSMIYDHKARLHSYELIAQLAGKA, encoded by the coding sequence ATGACTACAGAAAATACGGCTTCATCCCATAAAGAACACATTAACGACGTTAAGCTTTCCATCTTGGATCTGGCTCCTGTCGTTGTGGGTGCAACACCCGCTGATGCACTGCGCAACAGTCTCGATCTGGCACAGCATGCAGAGCGTTGGGGATACCACCGTTACTGGGTAGCTGAACATCACAACATGCCGGGTATTGCTTCATCCGCAACTTCGGTTGTTATTGGATATCTGGCTGGTGGAACCAAAACGATTCGTTTGGGTTCAGGAGGCATCATGTTGCCTAACCATGCACCGCTTGTCATCGCTGAGCAGTTCGGCACATTGGAATCCTTGTATCCTGGCAGAATTGACCTGGGACTGGGTCGCGCACCAGGTAGTGACCGCCGTACATCGCTTGCACTACGCAAAGATCTGAACAGTGGGGAAGATTTCCCTGAGTTGTTGGCAGAGCTTAGAGCATACTTTGATGCTTCGGCGACGTCTTATCATGCACCTGTTCGCGCAGTTCCTGGAGAAGGATTGAATATTCCAATTTACCTCTTGGGGTCCAGTGATTTCAGTGCACGTCTGGCAGGTCAGCTGGGATTACCGTTTGCTTTTGCCAGCCACTTCTCGCCCGATTACACCCGTATTGCACTAGAGACGTATCGAAACAACTTCCAACCATCTGATAGCTTGAAGGAGCCACATGTGATTGTTGGTGTTAACGCAGTTGTTGCGGATACAGACGAGGAAGCAGCATGGCTGGGTACAACGATGCAACAGCAATTCCTGAACATTATTCGTGGCACAACTGGATTGGTACAGCCTCCGGCAGAGATGGAAGGCAAATGGACGGACCGCGAGAAGGCTGGTGTTGAGCAGACGCTGAAAGCAGCTGTTAACGGTTCTCCAGAAACGGTACGTGGACAGCTGGAATCCTTCATTCGGCAGACGCAGGCAGATGAGCTGATTATTACGTCGATGATCTATGATCATAAGGCACGTCTGCATTCCTATGAATTAATTGCACAATTGGCGGGAAAAGCTTAA
- a CDS encoding helix-turn-helix transcriptional regulator has translation MEPILIFKALSNETRRQILLWLKNPEQHFPPLELSQHPDGGKNGICVGTIQLKAGLAQSVISSYLLTMLKAGLLLSERRGQWTYYRRNEETIRQFAEYVQNEL, from the coding sequence ATGGAACCTATACTAATATTCAAGGCTTTATCGAACGAGACACGTAGACAAATTCTGTTGTGGCTCAAAAACCCGGAGCAACACTTTCCACCGCTGGAACTATCTCAGCATCCAGATGGTGGCAAGAACGGGATCTGTGTCGGTACGATTCAACTGAAGGCTGGACTGGCTCAGTCGGTTATATCCAGTTATCTGCTGACTATGCTCAAGGCAGGGTTGCTGCTCTCCGAGCGCAGAGGACAATGGACGTATTATCGGCGCAACGAGGAGACGATACGTCAGTTTGCCGAGTACGTACAGAACGAGTTATAA